Within Lactobacillus amylovorus DSM 20531, the genomic segment ATACTTCTAAACAAAAGAAACGTTCACGTCGTGGTCACATTAAGTTGAGTGTTCCAGCAATGCACTATGATGCAACTACTGGTGAATACCGCTTAAGCCACCGTGTTTCACCAAAAGGTTATTACAAGGGTCGTCAAGTTGTTAACAACAACGATAACGGCAATAACTAATTAAAAGACACCTGTAATGATGGTGTCTTTTTTTATGCCTAAGAAAAGGATTTAGAACAATGAAATTAGTATTTTTGCACTCAAGTGATACGCATGGCTTTTTATTGCCAACTGATTACCATAATAAAACCGACTATGATGCACCCATCAGCTTAAGCCGAGTAAGCTCTGTAATTAAGTCAGAGAAGGAAAAATACGGTGCAGATCATGTTGTAGTAACAGATGCTGGTGATTGCCTGCAAGGTTCTCCATTAGCTTCTTACACCCATTCAACGGGTGATTATAATGATTTGTTGAAGTTTACCGAAGCATACAACGCAGTTGGCTATGATGCACGCTGTCTTGGTAACCATGACTTCAACTTTGGTCTTGATTATTTAAGCTACTACGTTGATCAAAATAAGGCACCTATCATCAATGACAATATTTTGGATGCTGAAACCAACGTGCCATTCTTTGGCAAGGAATATGTCATCATCGAAAAGAATGGACTTAAGATTGGTATTCTAGGGATTACCACGCAATATATTCCACATTGGGAACCAGCTAAAAATGTTGCCGGCTTAAAGTTTGCCTCCGCCTATGAAAAGATTAAGCATTATGCTAAGATTTTGCGTCCTCAAGTTGATGTCTTGGCTGTAATGTATCACGGCGGTTTTGAAAGTGACCCAGTAACAGGCAAGGCCACGGAACCTCATCGTGGTGAAAATGAGGGTTACAAGATTTTAACCGAGATTCCAGAAGTAGATGTCTTTTTAACTGGTCACCAACACCGTCGTTTGAATGTGGTAACTAAAGATACCGCAATCGTGCAACCAGGTTACCGCGGCGAAGCAGTAGCAGAAGTAGTTTTGGATATTGATGATCAAACTAAGAAGATTACTAATATGACTACCAAGCTGATTGACACCAACGATTATGATCCAGATCCAGCAGTAGTAGAAAAAGTAGCTGATTTGGATAAGAGAACGCAAGAATGGCTCGATCAACCTATTGCTCACTTAAACAAGTCTGCTCGAATTGAAAATGCGATGAAGGGCAGAATTGAAGGCGCACCATTCATTAATTTGATTCAACAGATGCAATTGTGGTTTACCAAAGCAGACGTTTCAGCTACTGCCGTAATGAGTGAGACTGCTAAAGGCTTTGATAAGACGGTTACGATGAGAGATATTTTACTTAACTACCCATATGCTAACCAATTATGCAGAGTGAAATTAACTGGTAAAGAGCTGCGTCATATTATTGAGCATAGTGCAGGATTTTTGAAGAAGGATAAAGATGGCAAGATTACCTTTATCGATCGCTGGATTAAACCTAAGCCAATGCTTTATCACTTTGATGTCTTTTATCCTGTCGAATATGAAGCCAATTTATCTAAGCCGGAGGGTGAACGTTTAACTAAATTGACTTTGCATGGCAAGCCAATTGAAGATGATCAGATTTATCACTTGGCCGTAAACAACTATCGTGCAATGGGCGGCGGCTTCTATCCGGAATACAGCATGGATAAGATTGAAACAACCCTTGATAAGGATTACGTGCAAATGTTTAGCGAATACTTAACTCATGGCGATGTTCAAGTAGACACTAAGAAGAATTACAAGTTCTATTAAAAGACAAAAAAATACACGTTAGATAAATGATTCTCACGTGTATTTTTGTTTAATTAATAAATTATTTTAACTTGCTGTACTTACTATTATCTTTTTTTGTGTGAGCAGTAATGGTTGCAATAATTGCTGAGAAAAGAATACCAAAGATAACGCCAACAATGACACAGTTTTTCATGTCGGTTACGTTAAATGAAGCACTTTGGGTTAAAGGACCAGCAATAAAGCCT encodes:
- a CDS encoding YjzD family protein produces the protein MGRYIITIVWSVIYMFIVGFIAGPLTQSASFNVTDMKNCVIVGVIFGILFSAIIATITAHTKKDNSKYSKLK
- a CDS encoding bifunctional metallophosphatase/5'-nucleotidase → MKLVFLHSSDTHGFLLPTDYHNKTDYDAPISLSRVSSVIKSEKEKYGADHVVVTDAGDCLQGSPLASYTHSTGDYNDLLKFTEAYNAVGYDARCLGNHDFNFGLDYLSYYVDQNKAPIINDNILDAETNVPFFGKEYVIIEKNGLKIGILGITTQYIPHWEPAKNVAGLKFASAYEKIKHYAKILRPQVDVLAVMYHGGFESDPVTGKATEPHRGENEGYKILTEIPEVDVFLTGHQHRRLNVVTKDTAIVQPGYRGEAVAEVVLDIDDQTKKITNMTTKLIDTNDYDPDPAVVEKVADLDKRTQEWLDQPIAHLNKSARIENAMKGRIEGAPFINLIQQMQLWFTKADVSATAVMSETAKGFDKTVTMRDILLNYPYANQLCRVKLTGKELRHIIEHSAGFLKKDKDGKITFIDRWIKPKPMLYHFDVFYPVEYEANLSKPEGERLTKLTLHGKPIEDDQIYHLAVNNYRAMGGGFYPEYSMDKIETTLDKDYVQMFSEYLTHGDVQVDTKKNYKFY
- the rpmF gene encoding 50S ribosomal protein L32, with protein sequence MAVPARHTSKQKKRSRRGHIKLSVPAMHYDATTGEYRLSHRVSPKGYYKGRQVVNNNDNGNN